From the genome of Zalophus californianus isolate mZalCal1 chromosome 5, mZalCal1.pri.v2, whole genome shotgun sequence:
tattatttaaccTCACAACAGCTTTGTGAGGTAGATACTATAGTCCTTGAGGAAACAGACTGAATATGTCCAAAATTAGGGTCTAAATTAAAATTTGAGTGTGATCAACTCCAAAGCTGCTACTCCTTGCATCAGATTCACTGCTTCTCCTCCAGTCTTCTGTTCCTCCATCAGGCTCAACAGTGGGCTTCCTAAATCATAGGACTAATCTAttgttttgttcctttctagtctctgTTATATCAGTGCTCTTGTCCAACTCAATTATGTGCTTAGGCTCTCCTTGCCATAGGAAGTCACATTTGTTGAAAAAGTCAGAGTTTGTGCCTTGTGGGTCAGTTAGAaaagagaagtcagaaaaaaggaaaaagaaaagtcaggaatAAAGACAGTATTTCCATAAGCTTTGGAAAAGACCCCCAATGTAACAAAAGTCTTGTAGTTCCAGGACATCACCCACTTAATTATGTTGGGGAGGGCAGTTTTCTATATCAGATTGccagtgtattttaaatattaaattttcaacTCTATTGAGGTATACTGAAGTATGCCAACAGCACATACTTAAAGGGTACAATTTGATCAGCTTTGACTTGTATACCCCTGTGAAACTGTCATCACAAGATAACATTTCCTATCTCCGAAAGTTTCCTAAtgtaaaaattgatttttaacttttacaaATTTGTTCACATAGCTATGCAAGTCTTAAGTGGCAAAAACATTAAGACTGACTGCAGTCTTAAAGGAGTGAGCATAGAGGGATAAGCAGGGAGGCCTTTGAATGCTTAAAAAGACATCTTTTTTTAACCTGAAAGATTGTCTGAGAAAGAGTTCCTGGCATTTAGTAAAGCTGTtcttattttttggcatataagctagttttatctttataattttcttgtgaAATATTTTGATGCCCAATTAAAAATAGCCATAGAAAACCAAGTTGaccaaggaaaagagaatatcTGAGCCAGTCATCTAGATAGAaggtaaataaaaacttagaaaattatGTATGAAATCAAAACAGAAGGTGGAATCTTGGCAGATTTCTTACTCTCATGGGGAGATGTCAGGGCTTCCTGACCTGGGGAGGCCACGCCCTGGCAATTGTTTATCTCGGTAGCCATCTGTCTCTGCTAGGATTTGAAGGCTGTGGTAGGTTTatgaggagaagggaaaaaagacaagaatgtctTTCCACAGAGGCCACTTGGTGAGAAGTGTGAGCAAGCCTGACTAGAACTTCTTTAGAGCTAGTAAAGAACTAAATGAACTACACCCTCAGTGTCCAGGGGGCGGTCAGTAAAAaccttctaggggtgcctggtggctcagtcagttaagcatcagactcttgatttcagctcaggtcatgaactcagggtcgtgagatggagccccgtgtctaCTCGATGctgaacatggagtctgcttgagattctctcccccccccccccccacctctcccctctgtgCATACatttgcatgtgctctctctaaaatacctatttaaaaaaaaaaaaacctggaaaaaatgcctatattatcaactttttttttttttaagagagagcacgtgggggcgggggggagggggcggagagggagaaagaatcttaagcaggctctgtgcccagtatagccctatgtgggacttaatctcatgacctgagccaaaatgaagagtcagaggtttaaccaactgagccaccctggtgcacCTATATTTATCAACTTTTAAAGTGGTTCTTTCCCTCTTGTGTTTGAACACACAGGCTTTCTTTCAGAAAAACTCTCCCATCTTATAACTATGCCCTGTTCACATATTCCTCTCAAATATGGCAGATGAGACAGTGATGGTAAATGTCCATTTTGTCACTACATTTGGTGGCCTTAGTCGCCATTTCCTTTTGCCTCATCTTCCAGTTCCTTCTTTGACCTTATATTATTCATATCACTGGCAGTTGTGTTGGTGGACTGCATTTAgactgttgggtttttttttctttcttttttaagattttatttatttatttgtcagagcaagcacaagcagggggagcagcaggcagaaggagaagcaggctctccactgagccaggagcccaatgcgggacttgatcccaggaccctgggatcatgacctgagcggaaggcagacccttaacctactgagccacccaggcgtccctagactGTTGGGTTCTTGCTCCTTGTGATTCTTGTTTGGCTTTTCATCCCTCTAATATTTGTCCTCTgccccttttttcccccatgttcatttttcccttttcccattcACCATATCACTAACCCAGGAACCAAGCCCTATGGTTTtatccctatgctgtacatttaCTCCTTCAGGAATCCAATTAAAATTCACTCTCACTTGTTGTGTCTGCCCCTGGACAAGTTatttctctctgcttcagttttctcatttgcaaaatgagtgTAAGAGACTGACCATAGagggctattgtgaggattaaatgtcaATGTATGCCAAGTGCTCAGAGCCAGAACTAGTAAGCTATcttaaatgtttgcttttatgTTCAGACTTGTACATTTGAGATTATTACTCTACAAGCTGCTTTTACCCTTTTCCGATACACTTTTTAAGTTACCTGCCCATAATTCAGTTGAAGTGTCTCACCGAACCTAAAGCAGTTAAAAACTAAGCAAAAAGCTTCTAACCCTAAATTCTCAGTCACTCTCATTTCCGATTTAGGtgattcttctttcctttttgttttccatcatATATAACCTATCGTTAGGTCTGAGTCTCTCAgatccatttctttctgttgctgTAGTCAGGCAGTCATTTTAGCAGGTCCCCTTGATTCCAGTCATTCTCCCTTTAtgcaaatgataaaataatcTTCAGGCTTTGTCTCTTGTTCACCTGGAACATTGCTTGGCAGGTAACAGGCACTCAGTATTTGTTGGGTAAATGACTCATGTACTGTTATCAGCCACCTGTAGTAATTAACTGTAGTATGAAATCTAAACCCCTGAACCCTTCTATCAGGTTTTCACTATTGCTGTCAATCTAGTAATTTCACATCAATTCTCTAGTCACCTCAGCAAAACCACTTGCTATTTCCTACTTACCTTGTACTAATTCTTGTCCTCATATTATTCCTATTTCTTGAgatgccctttatttatttatttattcattagaagattttatttatttgacagagagagacacagcgagagatggaacacaagcagagggagtgggagagggagaagcaggcttcccgcggagcaaggagcccgatgtgggactcgatcccaggaccctgggatcatgacctgagccaaaggcagacacctaacgactgagccacccaggcgccctgagatgccctttatttttattctgtgtcATGGCCAGAACACACTATTTCTACAGAATTTCTCCCTTTTTGCTCTACCAATGTTAGTCACTCTTCTGTTGTGTGATGTCTCAGCTTGTATTTGATTTTCAGTATATCAGTTTGTACTTAAAATCTCTGGTGGGTGTGCTAGATCTGCTTACCTCAGTTAGAAGTTTCTGGGGATCAAGAACAATGTTCTCTCTCTTATAACCTTTCCTCCCCAGAGCTAGTGATATGCCTTATCTCTTCCCTGTGTTTAGTAAGTATTCATGCAGCAACTCCATAGAGTGTGGGGAGTGGTCCTTATGAAGTCCTACAGAGCTTATATGTTAGCGATCACTATTAGCAGAGCAGTTTTGTCTTTACTGAAGAGATATGGGGCTAGTAAATGGTGGAAAATTGGGAGTATATTGTTGAAAGGGGTCTGGGCCTACAGAGGAGTCATTCTGCCCTGAGTAGGTAATTCTGGGATAATATTCAATTGTGGGTTATATTATAAGCaaagtttgtttttgttgacaATTTATGATCCCAGATATTTAATTTGGGGAGAGAGTAACCCATAAAACTATAGcttgaaatgtaaataaatcatATCTGACATCATGGTCTGGACTTTTGCCCTATTTAGTTATTCAGAGCATGTTTATAACTCATTATAATTTGACAAGTGAGGAAAAGAGTGAGTAAGCCAGAAAACTTcatgttaaataaaatgcaaGTTACCTTTTCCCAAAATTAATTAAAGTATGGGAGCTAAGCAATATGAAGTCTGGCTAGCTTATTTCCAGCATTATAGACATGAGCACTGCCTGAGCTGGAATAAGAAGATATGCCATCTACTGGCACCTCTTCCATGGAATTTTTATTCTCACCCATTTGAAATCTGAAAACTAAATTTCTAACTTGCCGGGCTGAAGGGCAAAGACTGCTTTCCAGGgaggcctggctggctgagttggtagagcatgagactcttgatctcaggatcgtgaatttgagccccatgtcgatGGCAgagtgtacttaaaaaaataaaacctcttccTTTAGGGtattatcttaaaaagaaagaaaggaatgaatgaatgggcagaTGGTAACTAAAATtagttttaagaaaagaagacTACTTTCCATTGTGATGAACGAGTGGGTATTCATATCTAGGAAGAGCGAAAGTGCCTAATAGATTGTATGTTTGTTTCGAGATGGACATGCACTCATGTTATAGCACACTCATAAAAGCTGCGATGTCATCTCTAGTCCTTTTCTAGAGAGGCTGCAAATGTCAGCTGTCTTTCAGTCCAGACATCATTCTGCTTGCAGTTTGACTGCTTTTGTTTACAGTCCTGTTATTTTATATCTGTCGTGGTACTGAAGATGAAGAAGCATATGCAAACCTGGTAACCACATTAGAggttttcttctgtctcattttgctAATTGAGAAGGGTATTTCAGGTTAAAGAATATTGCTCAAGGTTGTGCAGCTAGTTAATAGCAAGGCTGGGAGTTTCATCTTGGTCTAGAGATTTCAAAGATAATGATTTAGAATGGTGCTTCTCTAAAAGAATGTTTTTCTAGCAGAACATTGCCAGAACGTTGCTCTTGTACTTATCAGGCTGACCATACCATCATTGGGTCAGTGGGATATGTATCTGAGGTGTTTTCTTAATAGAGGGGATGTGTCTTTAGTGAACTCTTCACATTCTCTTTCCTTGTTCTCCTGGTGGCCAGCCCATCTGGAAGACACTAGTAGGTTTCTTTGCCTCAGGACTAGGCCATATAAATAGTGAAGTTAGCACAACTGACTATACCCCTGTTTATAAATAGCATTGGTACTGCAGCAAGATGGTTGCTAGTTAGGGACACAACTATGCTTAAAGTATATTTGTTTCTGCAGTGTCCTAGCATTCACATTAATTGGTGAACAACACAGAGGCTGTACGATATCTTTAAACCTAGAGGAAAGTGGAGATTGATGTGTTTTATGCTTGGTGACTGTTCCAGTCTCATATTGGGTGCCTTGTTTTTTCAGCCTATTGATAGTGACCACAAAGATCAGTTCATTAACTCATTGGTTCATGGATAACTATTTCTGTGTCCCAACCCCATACTTATTAGACTATATATGACTGTTTTGAATATGgtagatgtttttgttttttatcagtCAACTGACATTAATGTTCCAGTTTGAGCAAAGGACATATTATGAATAACCTTGTAAGAAAGCATTCATTAAGTGTCCTTTCAAGCTTCCAAAGGGAAGTCCTGGTAATTATAATGCAGTTtatgctttataaaaaaaaatcagccattaATACCTTCTTTTAAACCATAAGTGCCTTTTTCTCTCCCCTGAGCTGTCTGGTTATAAACTTCATAccccttttattcttcctttttaaccCATAGCTTCTCTGTAATAGATTGACCAATTGGGGTTAAATACAACCCCTCAGTCATTTTTATGGTGATTGTGCTAATGAGATTCATCTATAAGCGAGGAGCCAGAGCAGCTGGTAGGCTTGTCTTCTCCAGTCTGTGGTCTCTTTGGATGAAGGACTTTTGGCTAAGTACTTAGGAAGTCCAGGCACTAAGGAAATTGCTCTGGAACACCGTGTTGTGGTGAATTAAGCTAAGGGATctgttttttgtggttgttgttaaGGTTACTGATTCATTTCTTGAAAAAGATATCCCAGTGCAATTTGAATATCCCCTTAATTTGGTCCAAGcattaataatagtaaatatgaattttgtgtgctttctttttctttatcatttaatgAAAGTGTGAATGAGGTATGAAATGACTTAGAAAAGGTGAGGGAAAGGAGTTAGGGTCCTGGCTAAGGTAAAATTAGATAAACACTCAGTTGGTTATGGGCCTTAATGATGGACATTGCTAAAGCGGCTGGCAATGATTGaccttatacttttttttctctacagTGGCAAGCTAGCAAGAGCTTTGAGCATTTtgcaaagtgaaaataaaaatgtgtcatttaggggcgcctgggtggctcagttggttaagcgtctgccttcggcttaggtcatgatcccggggtcctgggatcaagtcccgcattgggctccatgctcagtggggagtctgcttctccctctgcctgccgctccccctgcttgtgctcgcttgcacacgcgctctctctctctctgacagataaataaataaatctaaaaaaaaaagtgttcatttaGATGAAACTCTTGTTCATATCTTCTCTTTCTGAAGGTGCACTCACAGAGTGCTATGATGAACTGGGCAACCGGTATCAGCTTCCAGTCTACTGCTTGGCACCACCAATTAACATGATAGAGGAAAAGAGCGACATAGAGACTCTGGATATTCCTGAGCCACCACCTAATTCTGGATATGAATGTCAGCTCCGTTTGCGCCTTTCCACAGGCAAAGACCTCAAACTTGTGGTCCGCAGCACAGACACTGTATACCACATGAAGAGGAGGCTACATGCAGCAGAAGGAGTGGAACCGAGTAGCCAGCGATGGTTCTTTTCTGGCAGACCTCTCACCGACAAAATGAAGTTGGAAGAGCTGAAGATCCCAAAGGACTATGTTGTACAAGTTATAATGAGCCAGCCTTTACAAAACCCAACACCAGTTGAGAACTGATTGGTCCTCCTGGCTGGTCCCAAGATCCCTCCCACTCCTTTTTATTGTCGTTGTCATTTCCTACTCTATGGCgtgaaatttattttcactgctCTGAATTCCATATGAATGGATTTAGTTCTGAGGAATTACCAGTGAAAAATTCCATCTGTGATGGAGAccaacaaaaataattaataaaacacaAAGAGCCAGCCTTTGAGACTCATGTAATTACAGTTTCTAATTTgaaaggcaattaaaaaatagataaccatttattttaaaacacccaACAACAATGTAACGACTGTATTTAAATGTTTGGACTGTAAATAGAATGTTACGTCCATGAAGAACAGCACCAAGCACCTTGTCAATAcagaatttgaatatatatatatatatatatatatatacacacatatatgtatgtatatatgtatatatattcccgAAAATATCAATAACAATTACaaaatgagctttttaaaatggaaactgaGAAGAGCAGTATTTGAGGTTCACTTCTATTCTGGTCTGAATTCTTTGCTCAATTAATAATTAGCCATAAAGGAGTAGAGACTGGCAAATTGTGTTTCAGTATTGCTTTCCCCGTTCCCGTATCTTGAGCTCCTTATTTACATTCACACTAAATTTTGGTGCCTTCCAACACATTGGTGGCAGGTACCCTTCTGGAACACTAGGCAATAATTTAGTCAGTACAGTAAGATCTCTGATTTTCAGCTGATACTCAGTTGAAAAGTCTCTTGTCCTTTTGCTGCATAGCTATTTTGAAATGTCTGTATATCAAAGCTGTTTTTATATCCAGGCTTAGAGGGTCACTACTATATAATACCATCATTGATCTACCtactctgcttgagatttttcagCGCATGCCCCCAAATGCACTGGGCCAGGGAATGTAAGAATCAAGGACAGGTGTTCCCACCCTAAGATAATACAGtcaattctctcttctctcccagttTGCAGGAGGGGTGTAAGGAAAACCCGTTGTATCTGTGCATGGGAGAACTGTGCCTATTTTCAGTCTGTTAGAAAAATGTCAACTCCTGATTTACTGGTCTGTTTATGGACATTACTTAAACATCAGCAGTGAGACCAAAAGATGAAACATTGCTTTATATGTTAGCTTTCCAGTTCACTGTTACCTCTACTTGTGGTGGATGACAGTTTTCCTCTCTCATCTTTCCTAGCAAAGAGTCAAATGAAGAGCCATCTGCAGATTAGATGAGAGGACTGAAAAATCTGGTGAGAGTACCTGATTCTCTAGTACTATGACTGGAATAAAGCTGCCAAGGGTTATATTTAATTTGGGGCCTTTGAAAAGTTAGTTCCAGAAAGGAGAGGGGGACTATCACAATCACTGTAGCCCTGAGACTCTGTGAGGTGGCAAAGTAGAGACAAGAAGGTACGTACACTGCTCTCAGCTGGGAAATAATCAGACCTCCACACCCATTTGGATGTGAAGCGCTATTAATTTTAATGGCAAAATGAAACTGCTAATTAGTTTAAATGTAAAGTTTAAAATGGTATTAAATTTCCTATAGCCTGATTAGATATAATATCTATAATTATAACTTACCCTGTCTCTGAGAGCTTTAACTGCTTCCCTTTCTTTATGCAATCATTTTAAAGATTGTGGCTATATTCAATTTAGGGTTGCTGATAATTGAATCTAAATTCAAGAGACAACAGCAACGTTAATTCCAAAggagtatttttatatttgaaggtGGAGGTTTGAGGGTATTTGAATATAATGCCCCTGTCATCAAAGAGTTTCTTTGTTCCTTGTGTGCCACATTGAATAGCAACAGCTCTCAAAGTTTGACAACTGGAAATGTGTTCAAACCTATTTTTCCTAAGTTAAATTGGGTGATATCATCAATAATCTATGGTTGctaagaagtttttttttgtttgtgtagaATTTGAACtctcttaagaatttattttgttttaaaggtacATATACTTCGCATAACGATTTTCTGGGCATGTTTAACTAACCTGGGTGAGAAAACCATGGTGCTGTTTAATGTAAATAGATTGATATAAGATTGGACCAATACTTGATGTGTACAATTTTAGTATGTAgggtttttgtgctttttttaaaaaaaaatgttcaatttttctctttgtcttggcCTTTATTCTGGGTTTTTAATTGTTACGCTCTACATAAAGGTAATCTGCCTCATTCTAATAAAACCTCTAAAaaggtttttcttctctttaaaaacttACTTCAATAAATAACAAGTTCATTATCACCAGACTTAGGCTCTGCTGTGCCAAACCATACATGGTTATTTATAGATATGCTTTATCTTCCACATTGAAATCTTGGTCTAAAGTaggctattgtttttttttcttaagggtcATGCCATAAATCAGAACTCATAATTCAGTTTTCTAGAAACACTGAGCTCATTTCTTACCCATTTTGGATCAAAGTGGCaggttttgataattttttatttaaaataggtgATACATATGTATGATGGGCAAATCCAAAGATACCAAAGTGAAAAATCTCTCTCCACACCCCAGATGTAACAACTGTTACCAGTGTTTTGGGTATCTTGAAAGATACTCCAGCCCAGCAGTTCCTCAACTTGAGCATGCATCAAAATTACCTAGAAGTCATCTGAAAACACTGATTGCTAGACTTTTCTCCCAGGGGTTCCACATTAGTAGGTGTGAGTGGGCCCCAGTAATTTGGATTTCTGAGCAGTTCCAGGTGCTGCTGTGGCTGGTGTACAGAATCACACagtgagaaccactgttctggTGTACATTGAGTATATTCACCCACCCTACCCTgttttttccataaatacatatactattcaccttgatttctctcttttttttttaaagatttatttatttatttgagagagagaatgagatagagagagagaacatgagagaggggagggtcagagggagaagcagactccctgccgagcagggagcccgatgcgggactcgatcccgggactccaggatcatgacctgagctgaaggcagtggcttaaccgactgagccacccaggcgccccaccttgatttctctttaaaatgatgAATCTTGGATCTGCGTAATTCCTTTTATGGCTACACCAGTCCTGCACTGTCTGGAGTACCAGTTATTTCAGACTTCACTTCGGTCAGTTTGACTACTTGGAATCTTGCTACTGTAAACCATGCTGCCGGGAAGTGTCCTTTTCTAGAGCTACATCATTGTGTCTGTGTACATCTAGAGAATGCACTCTTGAAGAGAGAATTGCTAGATCAATGAGTATACACATTGAGAGAGTAGATGCAAAATTGCCCTCCAAATAGATTTTCCCATCTTAAAACTATAGCAGTATGATTGCTCTTATTTTCTCATACATACTAACCAACATTTTGTTCTGACAGTCTAAGTGAAAATCTGTCCTGTGGtctatctttatatattttctttgtagtttagcattttaatgtatattttacgccttttttttttcctgcaaattgTCTGCTTATATTTCTGGGGCACTTTGGTCTTTATCCTCTTGATTTGTGAATACTATATTAAGGAAATTGGTCATTTTTCTATCATGTGTTaccatttgtttttggttttatgtaATTTACCATGTgcaaatttttaagttttgcttgGTTGGAttgatcagatttgtattttatggcttcagggttttcttctttaaaaggttTTATCATTTCagattataaaacttttttctcatgttttcagtatttcttttatgGCTTCAGTGTCTGGAGTTATTTTGGTGCAAGATAGAATAGCAgcccagatttatttatttatttattcatttgtttttgtaaatagttaGCTAATCCCACTTTTCCTGATACTACttgttgaataatttttattggtctttttcccattgatgTAGAAAAATCACTCTTATTTTATGATGCCTTTAAGACTATACTTTTTTAACGgtcttttcttattaattgaacaaattagaaaatataccTGTGTCCACCTCAAATTCTCATATGCTATGATTTAGTATTTTGActtacagaaaagaagaaaagagaagtgtgGCTGACAACCTCCCTTGCAGTAACTGTCTCCTGTGATTTCTGTTCTCTGGCTCTGTGGGGGCTGTTCATGTGGGCAACTGCCCATTTCGGCAGGTGTCAGCAGAGTTGATTTGGCCTTTTCTAGTCTTGGCCTTTGGCATGAGGCAAGTGATGATAATACATGAGAGCTAAGGACTAGTGGAAGAGAAATGATTTCACTTTGCTTAGCTTCCTCTaaaattctttcctctttataGCTGATATAGATTGTGGTGCTGGCCTGAACCTCTATTGCTCTCTTCAGCCCAGCCTGCTAGTCACCTGCTCTGCAAGTGCAGCCCCTCTGCCCATTACTTCGGCCCCTGAACAAGGGCGCACTTTGCTGACCAAGGCATTCTAATGTAACTATGACATAGTAATACCATTGAGTGTTACCACCATCCAAAAAACACCTAAATGTACTTGGTCTAACTGAGCTCTACCTTGAGAGCACAGTGGATTAACTCACTGTTGAAATAATGAAACTTAATTGAAACATCTACACACATACctacaaacacatttttaaaaatgttaaatctcGTAATGTAATTGAGGAAAAAAGTCTTGACGTAGACATTGACATTGTTTTCTGTGTTATACTTCTAGTCCCAAAAGAATGTCACTTTATACATGCTAttgaattttagtttttacaGTTTCAGTTTGTGCCCATCCGAACTAAATGCTCAGTTTCCTGAGTCCATTCTAGAGCTGCCCAGTTTATGAAATACTAAGTATttaagtagcttttttttttttaaaatctatccatttattttagagagagaaagagcagggggaagggtagagggagggaaaaagaatcctcaagcatgctccccgctgagcgtggagcctgacaggacaggggctccatcccaggacctgaagctcatgaccccagccaaaatcaagagtcagatgctcaactgactgagccagccaggtgcccctgaaaatactcttaaaaggatttttaaaaatctgatagtTGGACCATGATACCTTTTGTAGTCACCCTGATGATTTCCAGGGAGAGGGGGGAAACTCATTCCTAAAACTTTAGTCATTTgatgttcattttaaattaagttgaaataaatgaataaattattttaaagtttcatttaaaatttagtcAGAATTACAACCTTTGCTACTTACTATCTTTGactttcccttctccccccttGCCCCCATTCTGAAGCAATAAAAGGTACAGTATCTTCATTGCTTTAGAGACGGTGTCTGTAAAAAACATATATGCCATGGTTACTTTTTATATGTCTCAGGACTGTTGCCCTtggaaaatgggaaggaaaagcCTTTCTAAGACCTTGTTATAGTTTCTCCTCCCAGAACTATGCATAGATCTTAGGGTGTCTGCCAGCAAAAGCCATCTAGGATTCCAGAAAAGAGGCAGAAACCTATCCCAAGATAAGCTTAATGGCGAGGCCCTTTGAAAGGATGATGGATTTCCAACTGTCATTTTCCAGCCAGAGAATACTAGTCTCTCAGTTCAATACTCTGTGTAGGTGTAGTAGTGTAGTACTTGTTTGCCAGAGGGTATTCTCCTTAGAGAACAGCTGCAAACTTTTCACcaaatcagaggaggagaggagcacTGTTCTGAGGTGCTTTGTATCTTAAATATAGAGGGTTCGTAGTAATGAACATGACTTCTCTTCTTCCAAGTTTGACTTATGAACGACAATCTTAGATAAGCAGTATTCTTTTCTGTTGCACATTGACAGTGATTTTTGTTGGTTATTAGGTACCCTGGAACTCTGAATGCCTTATGGGCAGTCATACGGCATAACTGATCCTTAAGAAATTCTTGGTTTATAGTAAATGAGCTGTACCTCTTTAATTGCCAAACTTGTTCCTCAGAAGTTTATGGTAGAAGGAGATGTGGTAATCAGCATTATGCAGAAAGGATTTCTGAGCCAGTAAAATGCTGGCTTGAAACTTAAACAATTTGCTAAAACTGAAGTGAGTTACTCAGATCACTTGCTCTGAGCATAGGAATCTAATTGACCTTGAATTTGAATCATGGTTCTACCACTGGTATGCCATATATTTTTGGGAAAgttcttaatttctctgggcctcaatttcttcacctgtaaattCTGGATAATACTTGATTCACAGGGTTATGAGTATAACTTCATGCATCTAAAGCACCTGCCTAACCCATTGCAAGCACTTACTCAGTGGTAGTTGCCATCATTACTATCACAGTACA
Proteins encoded in this window:
- the UBTD2 gene encoding ubiquitin domain-containing protein 2 isoform X1, with the protein product MGGCVGAQHDSSGSLNENSEGTGVALGRNQPLKKEKPKWKSDYPMTDGQLRSKRDEFWDTAPAFEGRKEIWDALKAAAHAFESNDHELAQAIIDGANITLPHGALTECYDELGNRYQLPVYCLAPPINMIEEKSDIETLDIPEPPPNSGYECQLRLRLSTGKDLKLVVRSTDTVYHMKRRLHAAEGVEPSSQRWFFSGRPLTDKMKLEELKIPKDYVVQVIMSQPLQNPTPVEN
- the UBTD2 gene encoding ubiquitin domain-containing protein 2 isoform X2 — protein: MTDGQLRSKRDEFWDTAPAFEGRKEIWDALKAAAHAFESNDHELAQAIIDGANITLPHGALTECYDELGNRYQLPVYCLAPPINMIEEKSDIETLDIPEPPPNSGYECQLRLRLSTGKDLKLVVRSTDTVYHMKRRLHAAEGVEPSSQRWFFSGRPLTDKMKLEELKIPKDYVVQVIMSQPLQNPTPVEN